The Fibrobacter sp. UWB16 genomic interval AATCCACCGGGCTTGTCGTCGAGAACTTTGTTTTCAACGATAATCCAGTCTCTTCAGGCAACTTGGACTGCAATGCTTCAAACAAATTCGCAAGCGTCCAGAACCATTCATAATGCGTTGATTCGGTGGTCAGCGAATTGTCCTCAAAAGTAACTACAGTATCCGTTCCCGGAGAAACAAATTTATCTTTCAAAGCTTCGCGATTGCTTTTGACATGATAACGGAAACCATCCAAAATCATAAGCCAAATATCATCTGGATTTATTTCTAGGGAATAATGATTGGCAAACGCAAGTTCAACGACATCAAAGAATGATGATACATCAGAAGACATTCCACTGATAAAGGGACTTATTGAATCAGAATACGCATAAAAAATCTTGCGTCCTCTTTCTTGTTTATTTTTAGAAAAATGTTCTGCAAAACCACCCTTTTCAACAGGAACAAGTTTCTCTTTAAAAGGTTTGCTTTGAACGCTAGAATCAACGATCATGACATACGCACTCGTATCGCGGACAAAGCCTTCGAAACTTTGCTTCGCGTTCGAAGACAATTTGATGACTTTTTCGTCTCCGCAAGAAGAGAGAACGCATGCGGCAAGGAGGAGGAAAAGGAATTTGTAAACAGAAGCCATGTTTATAATATAACAACATGACCGTCCATAGATTTAATATGGTATAGTAAAATAAAGTAGATACAAGATGGCGATCCCGGAATAAATCCGGGATGACATGGTCGAAACGGGATTACTTACCGCTCATGATGGCGGCGAGGTCGGCACCACTCAAGTTCGTCTTTTCGTTAAGGGCGGCAACGATTGCGGTAAGCGACTTTTGGCAAGCCATCATGAGGTTATAAACTTGTTCGACAACGTTTGTTTCGGCAAGCTGGTAGTAATAGCAAGCCGCCTGAAAGCTTTGGTAATCGGGATCGCTCCTGTAAAGTTCCATCGGAAGTTCTTTCATAACAGTGTCGAGATCGCAAGCGAAATTTTTGCGGATTAAAAAGTCCGACATATGGCCCGCAATGGCAATGTGGGCAGCACCATCGAGCGAGCTCCCGGGCATGCGCGTGGCACTCGGCTTTTCCTTGGAATTGTTGATTCTGACGTAATCAATTTGGCGTTTGAACAGGAAAGCGATTAGAGCGTGGCCCGCCTCGTGGCGGCAAAGTTTTTCATATTCCTGTTCACCGAAAAAATCAATTAAGGTTTCGCGAGTTAATGTTTGTTCTGACATTTTTCAATCCACCTGTCTAAAAAATCCATCTGTTCGTCGGTATGGAACCAATGTTCGCCGCCTTGCATAATCGTGAGCGACGCGCCCACTTTTTGAGCAAAATCTCGCATCGTTTCAAGGTTGGTCAAATTGTCATTGGAGCCATACAAAATATGCGTCGGGATATTCCATTCGATGGGATTTTCTCGCACGTAGCAAAGGTATTTCCAAGAAAGCGTCTCGCCGAAATTCGTCGCGATTTCGCCTTTTTCGCGAAGTTCATCTTCGGAGACATTCGCCCACAGCATCATATTGCAAATGAGCTTTTCCAAGTTCACCATCGGAGAAATGAAGAGCGCCTGCTTGATGCATTTTTCGCCCAAAGCGTTCATCGAGAAGAACGCGCCAATGCTATTTGCGATAAGCACGACTTCGTCGTATTTTGTGGCAATCGAATCAAAGTAAGCCGAGAATTCCTGCTTGGCGTCCCACGGGGTTTCTGCCTTGTAATCAAAACCGATGACATCAAAATCCGGGAAAAGAGGTTTGTAATGATTGGCCTCGTCGGCGTTACCGCCTTTCCCGTGAATGTAAATAACGAGCTTTTTCATTTTTCACATAGAAAATACAAAAAACTACACCTTTCGGCTAGAGATTGAGATTCATTTTACCAAAGCAAGCAACTGTTCCTTGGTCACAAGGTTCAGTACCGAAAACGCCGTCATTTTACAGCCTAAATCCATAATCGAAGCCCCAACATGATATACAGTTTCGTCAACAATGATAAATCTGTCGTGAACATCACGCATTGTCCGCAATACAACAGTCGGAAATTGCCGATTTATGCGGTCAACTTCATCGTTCATCGCACGCGTAATTCGAGCGGAATAAATGACGGCATTGACACCAGCAACTCGTTTTGCAACAAGCGAAAGCGATGTATCATTAGCAAACGGATCTATGATTATGATTTCTTTTTTCGCGGAGCGAACTAATTGCACTGCAAATTCATAACCGCTCCAACGAGCATTAGCTGGTATAACGCCCTCGCTAGGTGGAAGATTTGCTTTGACAAAGAAGTCCACCTGTTTTTCAAGGTTAACAACACGAGAATCCAAATTCTCGAGTTTATTTTCTTGAGAAATCAATCGTTGGTTAACACTATACCCCTTAAGCAAATGCTCTTTGAGAACCTGATTTGCCCATCGACGAAATTGTGTACCTTGGATAGATTTTACTCGATACCCGACAGAAATGATGACATCGAGATTGTAGAAATTTGTAGGTTTGGTAGAAAAATCGGAATTTCCGATTTTTCTTACCGATTCATTTTTCAATATTTCACCCTCAGATAGGGCATTTAATATATGCTCGTTTATAGTTGAACGAGATTTCCCAAAAAGAAGAGCCATTTGATCAATCGTCAGCCATACTGTTTCGTTTTCAACTCGTACAGGCAACTGAATAGCACCTTCAGGCTGGTACATGATAATTTCACCATCTAATGATAAATTCTTCTTATTCATAATACCTCCAGCCGACTACATACAAAAAAAGACGGCATAAAATCGTTCAAGAATTAAAATAGATTTTAAGAATGTCATATTATGACATTGCAGTTTATTTTTATAAAAAAAATCCGCCCCTGCGGTGAAGCAGGAAGCGGATTTACTACATAATGCTACAAAGCTATTTACTTGCTTGCGTATGCAGCTTTTGCAGCCATGTCAGATGTCATATATCTGAGATCTTGTATAAGATTCGGATCCTGACCTCCGGACAGCGAAACGGCCTCTTGCATAACGCGCAAGCCTTCTTCAGCCTGACCGAGCCGATACAAGGCCAAAGCTCGACCACCCATAGCATAAGTGTCCATGCTATTGATGTTCAAAGCCTTCTCGTTTGCTTCAAGGCACGATTCATAGTTGCCGCACATGAATTCGCTGTAGCCAATAGCCCTGTAAACATCGGCATTATTGGGATCCAGTTCCTGCGCACGTTTCAAAGCAAAGGAGGCTTCTTGGTAGTTGCCCTGAGGAATCAACGCTTCGGCCAGCTTGAGCAAAGCAGAAGCACTGTCGCACTTGCCATACTTTGTTTCCTTTTCCTTTAGAGAAAGGTTGTATGCGCAATATTCATTTTCCTCATAAATGCTACCCTTCATCGTGAGACGCGTATTCGGGCAGCCGCCAAGGCACTTGGAACCATAAATGCACTTTTTGCAAGAACCAGAAAGTTTGTCCTTAGTCATCTGGCGACGCCACAAAAATGCGTTTTTATCTTCCCAAATTTCACGCAACTTTCTTTCGCGGATATTCCCTTCGATGAATTCCTTGGAACGAATCGAAGTACAACCCAAGATATCACCATTATGCAAAATCCCGAAACCACGAATTCCCGCATTGCAGCCATCCCACAAGGAATAACCATTTGACTTGTAGGACATACGCCTTGTTTCAAGATCCTTCATTGAATAGTATCCAATACAATCCGCAGGATAAATATCGATCCTACCCTCTTTTGCCGTATCGTAACAAAAATCAATGATATCCCTGACCTGTCTCGGTTCAAGGAGCCAATCAGGGCGTTCCTTCAAATTGCCCATAGGCAAACCAAGTTGAACCTGCCACGTGTCAACGCCCATGCGGATAAGCTCTTCCTTCAATTCCGGAAGATTATCCATATTCTGCTTCGTGATAGTCGTGACGGCACCGGTCTTTATTCCCAATTCCTTCATTGCGGCGAAAGCTTGCCTAGCATGTTCAAAGGCACCTTTTTTCCTGATTTTATCATGGATTTCAGGCGTTCCGTCAATGCTAATCGCAACCGTGGCAATACCATTCTCTTTTAACTTTTTTGCCATCTTTGCGTCAAGGAGCCAACCGTTCGTGATCATATTCACGATAACGCCATTACCAGAAAGACGTTTCACCAATTCAGGCGTATCTTGTCTCGTAAGAGGTTCGCCTCCAGACAAGGTAATCCATTTCAGTCCAATATCAGCAATCTGATCACACAAATCAAGAGCTTCCTCGGTGCTCAATTGTCCCGGGAGAGCGCCCTCACAAGAAGAACCACAATGCCCACAGCGAAAGTTGCAGCCCATCGTTACTTCCCAGACTGCAGTGATGGGCTGATACCCAATATTTGCCATAAAAACCTCTAAGCAGCCTGCCAGCATTCAAGGCCAGCAGGCTGTTTTTATCATGTATTCTGATTTATTTTAACAGTCAGACTTCTGCGAATCGCACTTGAAGCCGTACATAAAAGCAGCGTCTTTTTTCGTTGCTGCATCTTGAACGCCGCACGGATAGCCGTACTTCAAGGCGGCATCCTGTACTCCGCAGGGATAACCATACTTCAAAGCGACGTCATTTGTACAGTTCTTGTAACCGTATGCCATGGCAGCTTCCCTGTTCGATGCAGCATCCTGAACACCGCAAGGATAGCCATACTTCATCAAAGGCAAATCGCAAGGATAACCGTACTTCATCAAAGGAGCATCATTTGTGCCGCAGGGGTAACCGTACTTCAAAGCGGCTTCTCGATTTGGAGATGCGTCCTGAGCTCCACAAGGATAGCCATACTTCATCAAGGGTGCATCATTTACACCACAAGGATACCCATACTTCACTACAGGTGCTTCGCTTGTATTGCAAGGATAACCGTACTTCATCAAGGGTGCATCTTGAACGCCACAGGGATAGCCATACTTCATCAGGGGAGCATCCTGAACTCCACAAGGATAGCCATACTTCACAACGGCTTCTTGCGAGCCGAGAACAAGGCCATAGGGCATTGCAGGGCCGGCAACAGCTCTGATTGTAGCGTCAGAGTTTTCGCTAAATTTTGCAAATTCATCAGAATCGCTCGGAATTACGTTCAACAGCACCGTATGCGTCTTTTTCGTAGCGGACATATCCGTAAAGTTAATCAACGTGAATTCAAGTTCAGACTTGTCTTCCGTTGCAGAAACAGCTCCAAACCAGAATCTCTGGATAACAGGAGCAACCCCTGTTGCTGTTGAGATTGTCTCTGTACTCAGCAGAGCGATGCCCTGCGGAAGTTTGGTCAGAGTCCAACCATAATTTGTGGAACCGAACATTGATTGCAGTTCAATCGAGAAGGATTGACCCTGTAATACAACCATTTCTTTTGCCATAAAATACCTCTTTTTGGTGAATTATTGGAAATTCATCATTTATCTTAAAAATTTATTTTATGGTCAGCTAATTGTAACAAAAATATAACAAAACTTTGTAAATAATACTTTATTGTATAAAACAAATAAACTATTAAAAACAAGCTATAAAAAAAATCCGCCCCTGCGGTGAAGCAGGAAGCGGATTTTTCAAACGTGTAAGGCGATCCCGGCACAAGGCCGGGATGACGGCCATGATGACTCAATGCACACCCGGCACAAGGCCGGGATGACATGCAAGGGGATTACCCTACGAATATACGACCGTTGCGGAACAGCTGCATCCACGGGCCATCTTCACCCCATTCTGCCGGGTGCCAAGAGTATTGGCAGGTGCGGAACACGCGTTCCGGGTGCGGCATCATCACGAGGGCGCGGCCGTCTTCAGAGCAGAGGCCGTTGATGCCAAACGGGGAGCCGTTCGGGTTGAGCGGGTAGCGTTCGGTGTATTCGTGCTTGCCATCCACATAGCGGAGCGCCACGAGACCGGTCTTGAGGCAGGCTTCGGCAGCTTCGCGGCTTGCGAATTCAGCACGGCCTTCACCGTGAGCAACAGCGATCGGGAGGACAGAACCTGCCATGCCCTTGAGGAGCACTGCCGGCGTATCTTCGACCTTCAAAGAGCAGTAGCGAGCTTCGAAGCGTTCGGAGATGTTCTGCACAAAGCGCGGCCAGTGCTTAGCGCCCGGAATCAAATCCTTGAGGTTCGAGACCATCTGGCAACCGTTGCAAACGCCGAGCGTGAAGGTATCCTTGCGGTTGAAGTAAGCTTCGAATTCAGCGCGAGCCTTCGGGTTGAACAAGATGCTCTTGGCCCAGCCTTCGCCTGCACCGAGAACGTCACCGTAGCTAAAGCCACCGCAAGCAACGAGACCGTTGAAGTCCTTGAGGCTTACGCGACCGGAGAGGATGTCCGTCATGTGAACGTCGATAGATTCGAAGCCAGCCTTTGCAAATGCGGCAGCCATTTCGAGTTCGCCATTGACACCCTGTTCACGAAGTATTGCCATCTTCGGGCGGCTTGCGTAATCCTTGATGACCTTGGCGCTAGCAGCGAGATCGAACGTGACCTTCGGCGTGATACCCGGATCGTCCTGTTCGAGCTTGAGCTTGTATTCGCTTTCGGCACATTCCGGATTGTCACGGAGGGCGGCAATGCGGCGAGTCGTATCACTCCAGATGGCGCGCAGGTCAGAGAGGCCTTCGGTGTAGTCGCCAATCACAATGTTATACGTATCGTTAAGCTTACCGATTTCAGAAACGGTATCGCCGAGACCGACAGCTTCGAAAGCAGCCTTCACAGCAGCGAGGTCTGCGTTTGCAACCTGGAGGACGGCGCCGAGTTCTTCGTTGAACAAAGCGTCAATCACATTGCCCTTGAGAGCTGTAGCGTCGAGCGTTACGCCCACGTGACCGGCAAATGCCATTTCGACAACCGTCGTGAAGAGGCCGCCATCGCTCTTATCGTGGTAAGCCATAATCTTGCCATCGGCATTGAGCTTCTGGATGGTTTCGAAGAAGGCGCGAAGTTCCTTAGCGGAATCGACATCCGGAGCCTTGTCACCGAGGAGGTTGTAAACCTGAGCGGCAATGGATGCGCCCATACGGTTCTTGCCACGAGCGAGGTCCACGAGCACAAGCGTCGTATCCTTCTTCTGCAAGAGCTGCGGCGTGAGCGTCTTGCGCACGTCGGCACACGGAGCAAAGGCACTAATCACAAGAGAAATCGGAGCGGTCACGCGGTGGCTACCCTTTTCGTCCTGCCACACAGTGCTCATGCTCATGGAGTCCTTACCGACCGGAATCGTAATGCCAAGTTCCGGGCAAAGTTCCATACCGATGGACTTCACGGCTTCGTACAAGTCAGCGCCATCACCTTCGTAGTTCGGCGTTGCCATCCAGTTTGCGGACAAGTTTACGCGGCCCATATCCGGGACGCAAGCGGCAGCCATGTTCGTGAGGGATTCAGCAACCGTCATACGAGCTGCAGCAGCCGGAGAAATGAGAGCAATCGGAGCGCGTTCGCCCATACTCATGACTTCGCCTTCGTACGTGTCGAGCG includes:
- a CDS encoding DUF4419 domain-containing protein; translation: MASVYKFLFLLLAACVLSSCGDEKVIKLSSNAKQSFEGFVRDTSAYVMIVDSSVQSKPFKEKLVPVEKGGFAEHFSKNKQERGRKIFYAYSDSISPFISGMSSDVSSFFDVVELAFANHYSLEINPDDIWLMILDGFRYHVKSNREALKDKFVSPGTDTVVTFEDNSLTTESTHYEWFWTLANLFEALQSKLPEETGLSLKTKFSTTSPVDYNISSAMVMAVAAEYYEYVVSSLCGIPKIKINGKKEDWVLLKDAFNRLASRLDMDWWAVGLNPVLDEFINVFDGKINMEHWRGIYKRYIPEFCGNVTFNGWISRFFPYTGLDINESNYLNETIGAYKRHSPDWNEQLDVNNVPRGVTSIRIEWKYLGEMIPLRLYTGFIGVQIDTTTNMLKAARGYALFESIKEESIP
- a CDS encoding carboxylesterase, giving the protein MKKLVIYIHGKGGNADEANHYKPLFPDFDVIGFDYKAETPWDAKQEFSAYFDSIATKYDEVVLIANSIGAFFSMNALGEKCIKQALFISPMVNLEKLICNMMLWANVSEDELREKGEIATNFGETLSWKYLCYVRENPIEWNIPTHILYGSNDNLTNLETMRDFAQKVGASLTIMQGGEHWFHTDEQMDFLDRWIEKCQNKH
- the rhuM gene encoding virulence RhuM family protein, with the protein product MNKKNLSLDGEIIMYQPEGAIQLPVRVENETVWLTIDQMALLFGKSRSTINEHILNALSEGEILKNESVRKIGNSDFSTKPTNFYNLDVIISVGYRVKSIQGTQFRRWANQVLKEHLLKGYSVNQRLISQENKLENLDSRVVNLEKQVDFFVKANLPPSEGVIPANARWSGYEFAVQLVRSAKKEIIIIDPFANDTSLSLVAKRVAGVNAVIYSARITRAMNDEVDRINRQFPTVVLRTMRDVHDRFIIVDETVYHVGASIMDLGCKMTAFSVLNLVTKEQLLALVK
- a CDS encoding radical SAM protein → MANIGYQPITAVWEVTMGCNFRCGHCGSSCEGALPGQLSTEEALDLCDQIADIGLKWITLSGGEPLTRQDTPELVKRLSGNGVIVNMITNGWLLDAKMAKKLKENGIATVAISIDGTPEIHDKIRKKGAFEHARQAFAAMKELGIKTGAVTTITKQNMDNLPELKEELIRMGVDTWQVQLGLPMGNLKERPDWLLEPRQVRDIIDFCYDTAKEGRIDIYPADCIGYYSMKDLETRRMSYKSNGYSLWDGCNAGIRGFGILHNGDILGCTSIRSKEFIEGNIRERKLREIWEDKNAFLWRRQMTKDKLSGSCKKCIYGSKCLGGCPNTRLTMKGSIYEENEYCAYNLSLKEKETKYGKCDSASALLKLAEALIPQGNYQEASFALKRAQELDPNNADVYRAIGYSEFMCGNYESCLEANEKALNINSMDTYAMGGRALALYRLGQAEEGLRVMQEAVSLSGGQDPNLIQDLRYMTSDMAAKAAYASK